A region from the Etheostoma spectabile isolate EspeVRDwgs_2016 chromosome 9, UIUC_Espe_1.0, whole genome shotgun sequence genome encodes:
- the dpt gene encoding dermatopontin, translating to MNPALVLALSLLTTVAAQSHDHHDMGWVNGYRQSFNFQCPHGEVLVAVRSYFSETDGSDRLWTFECQPTPEGLGEPSDCWWDDISRAGMEWTSTCTRNGLVAGVQSKYFESVLDREWQFYCCYYKRRCPYSCMKTNDSPEQFREEAEMVVPSYGYFIRGAQTTFSGVLRDRQWKYILCRMTDFDCEFENL from the exons ATGAATCCTGCTCTGGTGTTGGCGTTGTCTTTGCTGACCACAGTGGCAGCTCAGTCTCACGACCACCATGACATGGGCTGGGTCAACGGCTACCGTCAGAGCTTCAACTTCCAGTGTCCCCACGGAGAGGTCCTCGTGGCCGTCAGGAGCTACTTCAGCGAGACAGATGGCTCGGACCGCCTGTGGACGTTTGAGTGCCAGCCCACGCCTGAGGGGCTGGGGGAGCCCAGTGACTGCTGGTGGGACGACATCAGCCGTGCTGGGATGGAGTG GACTTCAACATGCACCCGCAACGGCCTGGTAGCAGGCGTACAAAGCAAGTACTTTGAATCTGTTCTTGACCGGGAATGGCAGTTCTACTGCTGCTATTACAAACGCCGCTGTCCCTACTCCTGCAT GAAGACCAATGACAGTCCTGAACAGTTCAGAGAAGAGGCGGAAATGGTGGTCCCGTCTTATGGCTACTTCATCCGTGGTGCCCAGACCACCTTTAGTGGAGTGCTAAG AGATCGGCAGTGGAAGTACATCCTGTGCAGAATGACAGACTTTGACTGTGAATTTGAAAATTTATAG
- the zbtb11 gene encoding zinc finger and BTB domain-containing protein 11, with protein sequence MSSEESYLAIIRYLTDEREPYAPGTPGNTKRKIRKAATCYVVRNGTLFYQRRLKGQNDFTELEVVLQDGRRRELINEAHIVMEGGEHLNQQLTWDTISQKYWWRGILKHVKDHIRECAQCQSRRSADDGSGPRLLSRPGKRRAPASANDDEDEEGEEEEGDDSLVFTDSSFQLRSKLSKTMAKHELVFVDSKGEVNQFLPKHSQTMLDKLNQQRISNQFCDITLLIEGEEYRAHKAVLAACSEYFNELFFEKGAASTHEAVVDLSGFTKSSFLPLLDFAYTSTLTFNFCVMADIANLARHLLMTEVLQICESVHKQVEEQKLTVYQRGDVHTVVSSQPAAPEGESGSYVVTIESDGRAVVTQSGVAVTGEPLAFVAPTEEAYIQQPMTVVAEAVDGDTVHHGEAGQNESMTLITHSGQAEPGETVTLISRSAEGMEEETMTVVTHSGQAGASDSLAVVSACLAMEQPQAAEAGAFVINVDPGKASPSDVVELASAASEAVALPQEMRESAPTPQKRKRGRPAKVKKDVEVDEFVPLDEEDPSADESHGEKQEMMSDDPNRRRLRQRSIAEGGYARLHMGLEDEEEGKKGTTPPRVATPKVAPRPGKRGRPPKQPAETQGEGMSVSESGADPEASTAESLATGELGTDEAGPTVPEPETETKQEPTPAGSAVDGEHTCSECGMSFQRRYALIMHTLKHEKARGYKCSLCSKEFQYAASLRAHLARHKQQSSQRAPVAKPPVEQSSDGKVESDLDEKSLSPHTKREFVCDICGKTLPKLYSLRIHMLNHTGVRPHTCKVCGKTFAHKHSLKMHRALHDVTKQFQCTYCKKMFVSKRSMEEHTSIHTGESKYLCNTCGATFHRASALSKHLKKHLPKPDVRPFACAHCDKRFYESKDLQQHMNKHMGLKPFQCQVCGKCYSWKKDWYSHVKSHSVAEPFKCNVCGKEFFEKALFRRHVTKATHGKKGRVKQNLERECEQCGRKFTQLREYRRHVNNHQGVKPFECLTCGVAWADARSLKRHVRTHTGERPYVCPMCQEAHIDARTLRKHMAKYHGDNLPGKIMLEKDTLQFHNQGTQVEHAVSILASELPPELRPAQQPPSEEIETVLITEETVEAVEAVQAAQAAGDGSLVTLSDQGIMQVVNYVLAQQALTDTKLDEAPDVIQTMEVEVAHVAEVE encoded by the exons ATGTCGTCCGAGGAAAGCTACTTGGCCATCATCCGCTATCTGACCGATGAACGGGAGCCGTACGCTCCGGGGACGCCCGGCAACACCAAGAGGAAAATCCGCAAAGCGGCGACCTGCTACGTGGTGCGGAACGGGACTCTGTTCTATCAACGCCGACTGAAAGGCCAGAATGACTTCACGGAGCTGGAGGTGGTGCTGCAGGACGGCCGGAGGAGGGAACTTATCAACGAGGCGCACATCGTCATGGAAGGAGGGGAGCACCTGAACCAGCAACTCACCTGGGACACCATCTCCCAGAAGTACTGGTGGAGAG GGATCCTGAAACATGTCAAAGACCACATCCGAGAGTGTGCTCAGTGTCAGAGCAGGCGCAGTGCCGATGACGGCTCCGGGCCTCGCCTGCTCTCCCGGCCGGGGAAACGCAGGGCGCCTGCCAGCGCGAATGATGACGAGGAtgaggaaggggaggaagaagagggagatGATAGTTTGGTCTTCACTGACTCATCTTTTCAACTGAGATCCAAGTTGTCCAAGACGATGGCCAAGCACGAACTGGTCTTT GTGGACAGCAAGGGGGAGGTGAATCAGTTCCTGCCAAAACACAGCCAAACAATGTTGGACAAACTCAACCAGCAGCGCATCAGCAATCAGTTCTGTGACATCACCCTGCTGATTGAAGGAGAGGAGTACCGGGCACACAAAGCTGTCCTGGCAGCATGCAGCGAATACTTCAACGAGCTCTTCTTTGAGAAGGGCGCTGCCTCCACGCATGAAGCTGTGGTTGACCTCTCCG gTTTCACCAAATCCAGCTTCCTCCCGCTGCTGGATTTTGCGTACACGTCCACGCTAACGTTCAATTTCTGCGTCATGGCAGATATTGCCAACCTAGCTCGGCATTTGCTGATGACCGAGGTGCTGCAGATATGTGAGTCTGTGCATAAGCAGGTGGAGGAACAGAAGCTGACGGTGTATCAAAGAGGAGACGTGCATACTGTGGTGTCGAGCCAACCGGCTGCTCCGGAGGGAGAATCTGGTTCCTACGTGGTCACCATAGAGAGCGACGGCAGGGCGGTGGTCACCCAGAGTGGCGTTGCCGTGACAGGCGAGCCCTTAGCTTTTGTTGCACCCACTGAGGAGGCCTACATCCAGCAGCCGATGACAGTCGTCGCGGAAGCCGTAGATGGAGACACAGTGCATCATGGGGAGGCTGGACAAAATGAAAGCATGACTCTGATCACTCACAGTGGACAGGCTGAGCCAGGAGAAACCGTTACGCTCATCTCCCGCAGTGCAGAAGGAATGGAGGAGGAGACGATGACTGTGGTCACCCACAGTGGACAGGCGGGAGCCAGCGACTCTCTCGCTGTGGTGTCGGCCTGCCTGGCGATGGAGCAGCCACAGGCCGCAGAAGCGGGTGCCTTTGTTATAAATGTGGACCCAGGCAAAGCTAGTCCATCAGACGTCGTTGAACTGGCATCCGCCGCCTCCGAAGCAGTGGCGTTGCCTCAGGAGATGAGAGAATCAGCACCCACACCCCAGAAACGTAAGCGAGGGCGTCCAGCCAAGGTGAAAAAGGACGTGGAGGTAGATGAGTTTGTGCCCCTGGACGAGGAGGATCCCTCTGCTGATGAGAGCCACGGAGAAAAGCAAGAGATGATGTCAGATGACCCTAACAGAAGACGACTCAGGCAGCGCTCTATTGCCGAGGGCGGCTATGCACGTTTACATATGGGGCTGGAGGACgaagaggaggggaagaagGGTACCACCCCTCCGCGTGTTGCCACCCCTAAG gtgGCTCCGAGGCCAGGTAAGAGGGGGAGACCACCAAAGCAGCCGGCGGAGACTCAAGGCGAAGGAATGTCTGTGTCTGAGTCGGGGGCAGACCCAGAGGCCAGCACAGCGGAGAGCCTGGCGACAGGAGAGCTGGGCACAGACGAGGCTGGGCCGACGGTACCGGAGCCTGAGACCGAAACTAAGCAGGAACCAACCCCGGCAGGGAGCGCCGTTGACGGAGAGCACACGTGCTCCGAGTGCGGCATGTCCTTCCAACGACGCTACGCTCTCATTATGCACACCTTAAAACACGAGAAAGCACGTGGATACAAGTGCAGC CTGTGCAGTAAGGAGTTCCAGTACGCCGCCTCCCTCCGCGCCCACCTGGCCCGACACAAGCAGCAGAGCAGCCAGCGAGCGCCTGTCGCCAAACCCCCAGTAGAACAAAGCTCCGACGGCAAGGTGGAAAGCGACTTGGACGAGAAGAGCTTGTCACCACACACCAAAAGAGAGTTTGTGTGCGACATCTGTGGGAAGACGTTGCCGAAGCTCTACTCTCTGCGGATCCACATGTTGAATCACACAGGCGTGCGGCCTCACACCTGCAAAGTCTGCGGCAAGACGTTCGCCCACAAACACAGCTTGAAGATGCATAGAGCGCTGCACGACGTCACCAAACAGTTCCAGTGTACATACTGTAAGAAGATGTTTGTGAGCAAGCGGAGCATGGAGGAGCACACCAGCATCCATACAG GTGAATCTAAGTACCTATGCAACACATGTGGAGCAACCTTCCATCGAGCCTCAGCTTTGAGCAAACATCTGAAGAAGCACCTGCCCAAACCCGACGTCCGTCCATTTGCTTGTGCTCA CTGTGATAAGAGGTTCTACGAATCAAAAGATCTCCAGCAGCACATGAACAAGCACATGGGCCTGAAGCCGTTCCAGTGCCAGGTGTGTGGGAAATGCTACAGCTGGAAGAAGGACTGGTACTCCCACGTCAAGTCCCACAGTGTGGCCGAGCCCTTCAA GTGTAATGTGTGCGGGAAGGAGTTCTTTGAGAAGGCTCTGTTCAGGAGGCACGTGACCAAAGCCACTCACGGGAAGAAAGGCCGAGTAAAGCAGAAcctggagagggagtgtgagcaGTGTGGAAGGAAGTTCACTCAGCTTCGAGAGTACAGACGCCACGTCAACAACCACCAAG GAGTGAAGCCATTTGAGTGTCTGACTTGCGGCGTCGCCTGGGCTGACGCCCGTTCTCTCAAGCGTCATGTCCGCACGCATACAGGAGAGCGGCCGTACGTGTGCCCCATGTGCCAGGAGGCCCACATAGACGCACGCACTCTACGCAAACACATGGCCAAGTATCACGGGGACAACCTCCCCGGGAAGATCATGCTGGAGAAGGACACCCTCCAGTTCCACAACCAGGGCACCCAGGTTGAGCACGCCGTCAGCATCCTGGCGTCGGAGCTGCCTCCTGAGCTGCGGCCGGCCCAGCAGCCGCCATCCGAGGAGATCGAGACAGTGCTGATCACCGAGGAGACGGTGGAGGCTGTGGAGGCGGTGCAGGCCGCTCAGGCTGCGGGCGACGGCTCCTTGGTGACGCTCTCGGATCAGGGCATCATGCAGGTCGTGAACTACGTCCTGGCACAGCAGGCCCTCACAGACACCAAGCTCGACGAAGCACCCGATGTGATTCAGAccatggaggtggaggtggcTCACGTGGCCGAGGTCGAGTAA